In Nicotiana tabacum cultivar K326 chromosome 17, ASM71507v2, whole genome shotgun sequence, one DNA window encodes the following:
- the LOC107814689 gene encoding senescence-specific cysteine protease SAG39-like yields MAMKINLISVLILFFVIGMYKSHATARNLQPAELSVSERHELWMARHGRVYKDEAEKGKRLMIFKENMQFIESVNRAGNLSYKLGINEFADITSEEFFARYTGLNMPSHLPSSPISSTEFKINDLTDDMPSNLDWREKGAVTEVKQQGHCGCCWAFSAVGALEGAYQIATGQKVELSEQELLDCTTNNNGCNGGFMTNAFEFIIQNGGISTESDYPYETQQDTCRSQELTPAVKISSYQVVPESETALLQAVTQQPVSIGISASQEFQFYQGGTYQGSCADRINHAVTAIGYGTDEQGQNYWLLKNSWGTSWGKNGFMRIIRGTGGHCDITKLSSYPVI; encoded by the exons ATGGCTATGAAAATCAATTTGATCAGTGTTCTAATATTGTTCTTTGTAATTGGCATGTACAAATCTCATGCAACTGCTCGAAACCTGCAGCCAGCTGAATTGTCTGTGTCTGAGAGACACGAGCTGTGGATGGCACGTCATGGACGAGTTTACAAGGATGAAGCAGAAAAAGGAAAACGACTCATGATATTTAAAGAAAACATGCAATTCATTGAGTCAGTCAATAGGGCAGGAAATCTGTCTTATAAGTTAGGCATCAATGAATTTGCTGATATTACTTCAGAAGAGTTTTTTGCCAGGTATACTGGATTAAACATGCCTTCACACCTTCCATCTTCTCCAATATCGTCGACGGAATTCAAGATTAATGATCTAACTGATGACATGCCGTCTAACTTGGATTGGAGAGAGAAAGGAGCTGTCACTGAAGTGAAGCAGCAAGGTCACTGTG GATGTTGCTGGGCATTCTCTGCAGTTGGAGCACTAGAAGGAGCATACCAAATTGCAACAGGCCAAAAGGTGGAACTTTCTGAGCAAGAACTTCTCGATTGCACCACCAATAACAATGGCTGCAACGGAGGATTTATGACCAATGCATTTGAGTTCATCATACAAAATGGTGGAATTTCCACTGAATCAGACTACCCTTATGAAACGCAACAAGACACATGCAGAAGCCAAGAGCTCACACCAGCAGTTAAAATAAGTAGCTATCAAGTTGTGCCTGAAAGTGAAACAGCATTATTGCAAGCCGTAACTCAACAACCAGTGTCAATTGGAATTTCTGCTAGCCAAGAGTTCCAATTCTACCAAGGAGGAACTTATCAAGGAAGTTGCGCAGATCGAATTAACCATGCTGTTACAGCGATAGGATATGGAACTGATGAACAAGGTCAAAATTATTGGTTATTGAAGAATTCATGGGGAACATCTTGGGGTAAGAATGGATTCATGAGAATTATAAGAGGTACTGGAGGTCACTGTGACATCACCAAGTTGTCTTCTTATCCAGTCATTTAA